One Pagrus major chromosome 11, Pma_NU_1.0 genomic region harbors:
- the nhsa gene encoding actin remodeling regulator NHS, giving the protein MPFAKRLVEPQLLCRYEIPNEEGLLFEDLVSISNVALSRTLRQLSDLAKHACSIFQELESELTSTNQRVRGLQGKISRLQQGCSELDPKQEAVPVSNLDVESKLTAHYRAPWHQQRNVFHPSTRPACVEDLHRQANFSLWALHRDHQRRQSGSRERRVTISISAVPPMPMYPSPQITPKQGQRGINLTTFESTRSSSPTECCRFSPWSRKAAPSDPDTDGVALGHRSKFPILNIPSTLDKQTNWSKALPLPTPEERMKSSSQVINSCVIPINVTGVGFDRDASVRCSLVHSQSVLQRRRKLRRRRTVAGVPRQVQQDLDSDDSPGSRERTVIVHASTDITPSSEELASHLGTRDSGCQTEDFLISGAPSRRRIRAQRGQGVSLSLSHSAGNILCLQDSTDAMFTTSVGARLRSRSLPRDGNRMIDNGHNDSDDEVELPPFDTVDFLPGPGELILKDEESTDDQAMSEHQLSLKYKQLMESPERSWMERTRSQLPRKIDMGSCEISSSSDTFSSPVHSVSVAGVLVGQMDHKDDHQSSSGNWSGSSSTCPSQTSETIPPAASPPLTGSSHCDSELSLNTATHTNDDQTSFMLDHYQGLRTQRAGSFSSTAMDILEEVGGGTPIEREWSYPHPDPPHSQDFSPEPSREAESSLGCPSFTSMATCESSFSDKPMSEKADTVSHYSVDTEGYYTSMHFDCGLKGSKSFTYNYAAPGSDCSLSELSGLMTLGRRCLSLRKPKAKPCPPKRSSSLRKICSEGHIPDKKEPKISCGQQLPLSSKERNLQLVLSGSPGHLENSSLVREPLVVWGVEDSADLPDLGVFSSTDAHSFKDDGVVQSDYADLWLLNDLKSNDPYRSLSNSSTATGTTVIECIKSQESSESQTSQSGSRATTPSLPSVEGDFKLTSPEKLAALASPSSGYSSQSETPTSSFPSAFFPGPLSPSSGKRKPKVPERKSSLSSLSLQSLSCRDGAASKGDLELPIIPPSHLDLSALHSAGNKSSAYRTQIQILHQNKQKAPVSAKPVAPPNSEVFNAHPMSITPTVLHSVQLRPISKDHEGSHEDKTAPKCPTVNLTSVLSSCKSLELKSPQLYNSHQHHTPSKGSCESMFTSNEELADGEAACRSETRINQDREAPLESVTAIRLQSESLLDITESHEGETCRESVETPVCSQSEQRTEPCEEEEQIKAGPPLSVQHSSPNRSNGLDKVPAANGQSETPQGSPISNETEAEYETSVSAQSASQDVKEESTAETEDHFSKDSTPSVITASPQSDESKPEDDSVFLSPTKARTTEDLFAMIHRSKRKVLGRKDSSELGVRNRLTAASGNTPPSSTVSSPVPLVSPSSPMTPPGLQRVTGPIYRNAKRSSTSNEEFKLLLLKKGSRSDSSYRMSATEILKSPIAPKSPGDSLTESPRQPEEPASPMQLPPGPDQLSSPYPKANAEGFSPKSFHASAASRQGRSRIPPPANSSRYGMRSRLFSAPMQAISEGETENSDGSPHDDRSSQGST; this is encoded by the exons cggTGTCGAACCTGGATGTGGAGAGTAAGCTGACAGCACATTACCGAGCTCCCTGGCACCAGCAGAGGAACGTTTTCCACCCCTCCACGCGGCCAGCATGTGTGGAAGACCTCCACAGGCAAGCCAACTTCAGCCTGTGGGCCCTGCACCGAG ATCACCAGAGGAGACAATCTGGCAGCAGGGAGCGGAGAGTGACCATCTCGATCTCGGCGGTGCCCCCGATGCCCATGTACCCCTCCCCACAGATTACCCCAAAGCAAGGACAGCGGGGCATAAATCTGACAACG TTTGAATCCACCCGCTCCTCCTCCCCTACCGAATGTTGCCGCTTCTCTCCCTGGAGCAGAAAG GCTGCGCCCTCTGACCCCGACACTGACGGGGTGGCTCTAGGTCACCGGTCTAAGTTTCCCATCCTTAACATCCCCTCCACCCTGGACAAGCAGACTAACTGGTCTAAAGCCCTGCCGCTGCCCACCCCAGAGGAACGAATGAAAAGCAGTTCCCAAGTCATCAACTCGTGTGTCATCCCCATTAATGTGACTG GGGTTGGCTTTGACAGAGATGCTAGTGTGCGCTGCTCGCTCGTTCACTCGCAGTCTGtgcttcagaggaggaggaagctgaggAGACGGAGGACCGTCGCTGGTGTTCCCAGACAGGTGCAGCAAGATTTAG ATTCTGATGACTCTCCTGGCTCCAGAGAGCGGACAGTGATAGTTCATGCCAGTACCGATATCACTCCCTCCAGTGAGGAGCTGGCCAGTCATCTCGGCACCAGAGACTCAGGTTGCCAGACAGAAGACTTTCTGATCTCAGGCGCGCCGTCTCGGAGGAGGATCAGGGCCCAGAGAGGCCAGGgagtctccctctccctctcccactctgcAGGCAACATCTTGTGTCTACAGGACAGCACCGACGCCATGTTCACCACCTCTGTGGGCGCGCGCCTGCGCTCCCGGAGTCTACCCCGAGACGGGAACCGGATGATAGACAACGGGCACAATGACAGCGATGATGAGGTGGAGCTCCCCCCCTTCGACACTGTGGACTTCCTGCCTGGACCTGGGGAGTTGATTCTGAAGGATGAAGAGAGCACAGATGACCAGGCCATGTCTGAGCACCAGCTGAGTTTGAAGTACAAGCAGCTCATGGAGAGTCCAGAGCGCAGCTGGATGGAGAGGACCAGATCACAGCTGCCCAGGAAGATCGACATGGGCAGCTGTGAGATCTCATCCAGCTCAGACACGTTCAGCAGCCCTGTTCACTCCGTCTCAGTGGCGGGGGTGCTGGTAGGACAGATGGACCACAAGGACGACCACCAATCCTCAAGCGGGAACTGGAGCGGGAGCAGCTCCACCTGCCCCTCCCAGACCTCAGAGACAATCCCCCCCGCAGCCTCTCCACCGCTGACGGGCTCCTCACACTGTGACTCTGAGCTCTCCCTGAACACCGCCACTCACACCAATGACGACCAGACCAGCTTCATGCTGGACCACTACCAGGGCCTCCGGACCCAGCGGGCaggctccttctcctccacagCTATGGACATATTAGAGGAAGTAGGGGGCGGCACTCCCATCGAGCGGGAGTGGAGTTACCCCCACCCAGACCCGCCGCACTCACAGGACTTCAGCCCCGAGCCGAGCAGAGAGGCTGAGAGCAGCCTGGGCTGCCCCAGCTTCACCAGCATGGCCACCTGTGAGAGCAGCTTCTCTGACAAACCTATGTCAGAGAAAGCCGACACCGTCTCACACTACTCTGTAGACACTGAAGGCTACTACACCTCCATGCACTTTGACTGCGGTCTGAAAGGTAGCAAAAGCTTCACGTATAACTATGCAGCCCCAGGCTCTGACTGTAGCCTGTCTGAACTGAGTGGTCTCATGACTTTGGGGAGACGCTGCCTCTCTTTAAGGAAACCAAAGGCGAAGCCGTGTCCGCCTAAGAGGAGCTCATCCTTAAGAAAAATATGCAGTGAGGGACACATCCCTGACAAGAAAGAACCAAAGATTTCATGTGGGCAGCAGCTTCCACTGTCTTCCAAGGAGAGGAACCTGCAGCTGGTGTTGTCTGGCTCTCCAGGTCATTTAGAGAACTCTTCACTAGTCAGAGAGCCTCTCGTGGTCTGGGGGGTGGAGGACTCGGCTGATCTACCTGACTTGGGCGTGTTCAGCTCCACAGATGCACATTCGTTTAAGGACGACGGGGTTGTACAGTCAGACTATGCAGATCTGTGGCTCCTGAACGATTTAAAATCCAACGATCCTTACAGGTCTTTGTCGAACTCCAGCACAGCGACAGGTACGACTGTCATCGAATGCATCAAGTCACAGGAAAGCTCTGAGTCTCAGACATCGCAATCTGGCTCCAGAGCCACCACCCCCTCACTTCCATCAGTGGAGGGAGACTTCAAGCTGACGTCTCCAGAGAAGCTGGCAGCCCTCGCCAGCCCATCCAGCGGCTactccagtcagtcagaaaCCCCCACCTCCTCATTCCCCTCCGCCTTCTTCCCTGGACCACTGTCACCGTCTAGCGGCAAGAGGAAGCCAAAGGTCCCGGAGAGGAAGTCGTCTCTCTCGTCGCTGTCGCTGCAGTCGCTCTCCTGCAGGGACGGAGCCGCATCAAAGGGAGACCTGGAGCTGCCAatcatccctccctctcaccTTGACTTAAGTGCCCTTCACAGCGCCGGAAACAAGTCTTCAGCTTACAGGACGCAGATTCAGATCcttcaccaaaacaaacagaaagccCCAGTGTCAGCCAAACCTGTAGCTCCACCCAACTCAGAGGTGTTTAACGCCCATCCCATGTCCATCACGCCCACGGTGCTGCACTCAGTACAGCTCCGGCCCATCAGTAAAGACCATGAAGGAAGTCACGAGGACAAAACAGCTCCCAAATGTCCCACTGTGAACTTAACTAGTGTACTTTCCAGTTGTAAATCCTTAGAGCTTAAAAGTCCCCAGCTATACAACTCACATCAACATCACACACCCTCCAAGGGGTCGTGTGAATCAATGTTTACCTCAAACGAAGAGCTCGCAGACGGAGAGGCAGCTTGTCGGAGTGAGACGAGGATCAATCAGGACAGAGAGGCTCCTTTAGAGAGTGTGACAGCAATCAGACTGCAGTCAGAGTCGTTGTTAGACATCACTGAGAGTCATGAAGGAGAGACGTGCAGAGAGTCGGTAGAAACACCTGTCTGCTCGCAGTCGGAGCAAAGAACTGAGCCgtgtgaagaagaagagcagataAAAGCaggtcctcctctctctgttcagCACAGTTCACCCAACAGATCCAACGGTCTTGACAAAGTGCCAGCTGCCAACGGCCAATCAGAGACGCCGCAGGGGAGTCCAATCAGTAACGAAACAGAAGCAGAATATGAGACATCAGTTTCAGCCCAGAGTGCCTCTCAGGATGTAAAGGAGGAGtccacagcagagacagaggatCACTTCAGTAAAG ACTCTACGCCCAGTGTTATTACAGCGTCCCCTCAGAGTGACGAGTCAAAGCCGGAGGATGACAGCGTGTTTCTGTCACCCACCAAAGCTCGGACCACTGAGGATCTGTTCGCTATGATACACAG GTCCAAAAGGAAAGTGTTGGGCCGGAAGGACTCCAGTGAGTTGGGTGTGAGGAACCGCCTCACTGCTGCATCGGGGAACACACCGCCCAGCAGCACCGTCAGCTCCCCAGTCCCACTGGTGTCACCCTCCTCCCCCATGACCCCACCCGGCCTGCAGAGAGTCACCGGGCCCATCTACAGGAACGCAAAGAGGTCCAGCACCTCCAACGAGGAgttcaaactgctgctgctgaaaaaggGCAGCCGCTCGGACTCAAGTTACCGCATGTCCGCTACAGAGATCCTCAAGAGCCCCATCGCTCCTAAATCTCCTGGAGACTCCCTGACGGAGTCGCCCAGACAGCCTGAAGAGCCCGCCTCCCCCATGCAGCTTCCACCAGGACCAGATCAGCTCTCCAGCCCATATCCTAAAGCCAACGCTGAGGGCTTCTCCCCGAAATCCTTCCACGCGTCTGCTGCTTCCAGGCAGGGCCGCTCCAGAATCCCGCCGCCCGCCAACAGCAGCCGCTACGGCATGCGCAGCAGACTGTTCTCGGCGCCGATGCAGGCGATCTCTGAGGGCGAGACGGAGAACTCGGACGGAAGTCCTCATGACGACCGCTCGTCACAGGGCTCCACGTAG